From one Salvelinus namaycush isolate Seneca unplaced genomic scaffold, SaNama_1.0 Scaffold1742, whole genome shotgun sequence genomic stretch:
- the LOC120037522 gene encoding uncharacterized protein LOC120037522 — protein sequence MTDSSRPPSAKASFRSSTPSFTSKGTSLVPKGDGIDIEEKEVCIPSSSGHLRELLITPDISSATAFLLQYLMDSSKDDVMCLVTILVIRLLSKIRPSALDGPSQQAADMTETSQQLIRPVLSEFCAASRFSRTQPYSQNLHIHRVFRGVHKNLMEEFGSYNTLQAAISSQDPAFDRVLVKSLTQQLVQGCKEASRPASAATNPSDQAETERGAEQKARRSFLCFSMTKLRIHFKRSKRENKKDCHSVQEQTEIPSTDGHCIAPVGEVSPSISQPIKKRSLIVRVFSAMMKPFRRFTKKNL from the exons ATGACTGACAGCAGCCGACCACCGAGTGCTAAAGCCTCTTTTCGATCATCCACTCCGTCTTTCACCAGCAAGGGAACCTCTTTGGTACCAAAGGGAGATGGGATTGACATTGAAGAGAAGGAGGTGTGCATCCCCAGCAGCTCTGGCCATCTGAGGGAGCTCTTAATCACCCCGGACATCAGCAGTGCCACTGCATTCCTACTGCAGTACTTGATGGACTCCAGCAAAGATGATGTCATGTGTTTGGTCACCATACTGGTGATACGGTTGCTATCGAAGATCAGACCCTCAGCCCTAGATGGACCCTCCCAACAGGCAGCAGACATGACAGAAACATCTCAGCAACTCATCAGACCAGTCCTGTCTGAGTTCTGTGCTGCATCCAGATTCTCCAGGACACAGCCATATTCCCAGAACCTGCACATCCACAGGGTGTTCAGAGGTGTACATAAAAACCTCATGGAGGAGTTTGGCTCTTATAACACCCTGCAAGCAGCTATTTCCTCCCAGGACCCTGCATTTGACAGAGTCCTGGTAAAGTCCTTGACCCAGCAGCTGGTACAGGGATGCAAGGAGGCATCAAGACCAGCTTCTGCTGCAACAAACCCATCAGACCAggctgagacagagaggggggctgAGCAGAAAGCAAGAAGGAGCTTCCTTTGCTTTTCAATGACCAAACTCAGGATCCACTTCAAG CGTTCCaagagagaaaacaaaaaggACTGCCATTCAGTCCAGGAACAGACTGAGATTCCCTCTACTGATGGACATTGCATAG ctccagttggagaggtttctccctccatatctcagcCTATCAAAAAACGATCCTTGATTGTCAGGGTCTTTTCAGCAATGATGAAGCCATTCAGGCGCTTCACCAAGAAGAACCTGTAA